The genomic region GTCGGTCGTGGATTGGCAGGTATGGCGCTGCGGTCGGTCGCCCCATCAGAGGGTGGGCTTTCAGATCCCTTACGGTCGGTCATCCCATTCAACGGAGCTCTCCTTATGCTTGTTATTACGGCAGCACTCGGTGTAGGGGCGGCAAATCTGCTGCATTTTCCGCTTCTGATGGTGCTCGCCATCATGGGAATCGCCACAGCTTCCGCTCTCTATCTCATTAATCGGGTGAGCAAAACGCTTGACGGGATTGGTGGTGGCGATATTTGCGGCACCGGCATTGTGGTTGCTGAAGCTATGGTCTGCCTTGGCTTGGCACTGAGTGGCCCCTACCTGTACTAAGCAGTCACCAGGCGATCAGGTAGTCGTAAGTACAAAGAAATGAGGTAACTTTTGTTAGTAGCGGTTTCCTTATTACAAAAGTATTTTTGCAAATGCGGCCTGGTTCTAAGAGTCCGCATTTGAACTATCCCTCTAAATAAGGAAACCAACCATAAAGTATACCATTTTGGCAGCTACTGCTGCAATCGTAATTTCGTTGCTGCCGTTTAATGCAATCGCTGAATCGATCACTGGAGCATCTGGTATTGACGCGAGCGCGGGTTCTGAATACGTCATCGACGACGTTTTGGAAGGTCCTCAGGTATTTAGCGATGCAGAAATTGCTGAACAACAGGATATTGAAGCGAATGCGATCGGTGGATGGGTTGAAGGCAAAGGCTACTTCACCAATGACGAATCAGTATTCTCAATCAAAGACCGCAATGCCAGCTCTCCGCTTGGAGACTCATCCAAGAGTTATGAATAAAGAACTCTTGAAGAAAATAAACTAACAACAAATGCTGAAGTTACATTTGGACCATTCCCTAACTATAGAGATAAATTTATATCTATATAAAAAGAATGGTTAGGTAGTTAGTAAAAGCCATTTTAGAATAGCGTAATTTACGCTTATGGCTTACTTCATGGATTGCCTACGAAGATATTTAATAGGCAATCCTCTAAAGTATATATAAATAATATTTTAGGAATAATAGAGAATATATGTTGATTACTATGCGTGTGGTTTCAAGCTCAATAATTCCTCACGGAAGAGAGCTATCGTATGGACAGGCCAAAAAGGAAGTAAAAAATATACTGATAAATGTAGATTTACAAAGTACGACTTTCTTGATACTGATTCTAGTCGTAAGATTCAATATATTAATATCAGAAATAGCTATATTTTTTGGAATAGTATCTATCTTCTATCTGGTTTAATAATCATTGTATTGTGAAGTGGGCCAATCGTACGCGCCGCTAGACATGCCAGGCGCACCAATATGGCCCCTCGGCCTACCGAACCCCAAGAGTGACTGAACCTCAAGAGTGCTAGCGGTTGGCGCGACTCAGCAACGCTTTTGCGGTATCCCAATCAATCACAAGATCTGTTGCTACACCAGCACGCAACGCCCCTAACAGGGGAGCAGCCTTGGTAGGTCCAGACACGACACAGATACGGCGAGGCACCTCCGCAAGTTGTGCAGGTGTGTATCCCGTGGCGCCTTGGTTAATGGGAATATCCTCATAGGTTCCATCTTCACGCAGCATCACCGTACACACATCACCCACAACACCTTGTTGGCGTAACGCAAGCATGTCCTTTTCGTCTAAGTAGCCATTGGCATAGACATGACTAATGGTTGGGCCACTCAAGACGCCTACGCTAAACAGGGCAACCGTCATTTTAGATTGCACTTCAAGAACAGCCTTAACAGAACGTTCTTGCCACATCAGTTCTTTGGTCTTGGGATTATCAAAGAACGCCGGTACCGGGAAATACACAATCCGAGCGTCCATTTTGGTTGCCATATTGGTGAGGAGGTCACCAACCCAAGGAATCCCACTGTTGCGAGTGTTAACTGCCCCATTGATCTGCACCAGCGTTAACCCAGGAATGGGATGGGCATTGAGTTGTTCAGAGACATTGACGATCGTTGTACCCCACGCGATACCTACCACATCGTCAGGGGTCAAGATATTGACTAAGAGATCGCCGGCCACTTGGGTCACGCGGCGTAACCGCTGATTGGCCGATGCATTGGCCGGGAGATGCACGACCCTGGCGTTCACGCCGAACCGATCGGATAGCTCTCTGTCCATGGGGCTGCTTACGGCAGGTTGGCGCACCTTGACCTGAACCACACCAAGATCTCTTGCTTCACTCAACATTCTGGAAATCGTTGAGCGCGAAACACCCATATCTCTTGCGATGGCCTGCATCGTTTCGTTATGCAGCCAGTACCGGGTAGCAACCTCGATCATGGTCGTGTCAGATGCCATTGACAGCCCTCCATACGGTGAATATTGGAAACCGCTATTGTGCGCTCATATGCATGGTTAGTCAAACGTGCGGGTGCACATATGTATTTCACTTTGCACATTTTGTTCATCGGCGGTTGTATAGGACTACCTAACAACTGTTCTACAAGAAGGCACATCCCATGCATTCAACCTCCCTCAATCCAACGCAACGCGCGAACGCACTTGATCGTCTTGCAACGGTGGAATACGACATTTTGGTGATCGGTGGTGGGATTACCGGTGCTGGTATCGCCCTTGATGCCCAGAGCCGGGGGTATCGCACTGGCATTGTGGAAGCCCAAGACTGGGCAAGTGGCACCTCAAGCCGTTCGAGTCGCATGATGCACGGTGGGTTGCGGTACCTGTACCAGCTTGACTTTCCGTTGGTCAGTGAAGCCCTGCGTGAACGTGGATTGCTGATGTCCACGATCGCCCCACATCTGGTACGGCCTCAACCGTTCCTATGGCCGCTGAAGACACCCGTTATTGAACGCTCCTATTCAGCGGTGGGCGTAGGTATGTACGACGCGTTGGCTGTGGCAGGTGCGTTGGGCAAGCGCATTGTTCCGACACAAAAGCACTACAACCGTGAGGAAACGAAAGAGCTCTTCCCTTCCGTAGATGAAAGCCTCATCGTAGGCTCCATTCAGTATTACGACAGTCGCGTTGATGATGCACGCATGGTGATTGCCACGGTTCGCGCCGCAGTCGGCTACGGTGCAGATGCGGTCAGTCGCTGCCAAGTCATTGGGTTTGAAAAGAATGAAGATGGCCGTGTTGTTGCCGCATTAGCCATTGACCTCGAAACGATGACTGAGTTCAAGATTCGAGCCAAGCACTTCATTCAAGCTGCAGGTGTGTGGACCGAAGAGATTCAACATATGGCCACACCAGATGGTGGATTGCAGGTACTAGCATCCAAGGGCATTCATATCTTGGTACCCCGTGACAAGATCAAAGCGAAAACCGGTATGTTCCTGCGTACCGAAAAGAGCGTCCTATTTATCATCCCATGGCAGTACTACTGGGTGATTGGCACGACAGACACCGCGTGGCATGAACAACTCCGGAACCCTGTACCCACGGCTGAAGATATTGATTATGTCATTGAACATGCGAATGTGATGCTCAATGAGGAAGACAAAATCACGCGTGATGATGTCATTGGTACCTACGCCGGGTTACGTCCACTCTTACAGCCAAAGGTTAAAGAAGGTTCGAATAAGGATTCAACGAAGGTCAGTCGCGAACACACCACCATTGAAGTTACCCCTGGCCTTATCGCCATCGCTGGCGGCAAGTACACGACCTATCGCGTGATGGCGAAAGATGCGGTAGATATGGCTATCGGTGACGTTGAAGCCCGTCGCCATCCCTCCCGCACAGAAACGATTGGGGTTGTTGGTGCTGATGGGTTTGATGCGATCAAGGCCCAAGTACACGACCTTCAAGGTGACCTCGGTATTGATGAATCAACGTTGCGTCACCTCCTTGGGCGCTACGGCTCAGAAGTTGAAGTGATCTTTGATCTAATCCGTGAAAACCCAGCGTTAGGAGAGCGGTTGGAGGCCTGCCCGTGGTACCTGAAAGCAGAAATTGCGATGGCAGTACTTCATGAAGGCGCGTTGCACTTAGAAG from Stomatohabitans albus harbors:
- a CDS encoding sugar-binding transcriptional regulator, producing MASDTTMIEVATRYWLHNETMQAIARDMGVSRSTISRMLSEARDLGVVQVKVRQPAVSSPMDRELSDRFGVNARVVHLPANASANQRLRRVTQVAGDLLVNILTPDDVVGIAWGTTIVNVSEQLNAHPIPGLTLVQINGAVNTRNSGIPWVGDLLTNMATKMDARIVYFPVPAFFDNPKTKELMWQERSVKAVLEVQSKMTVALFSVGVLSGPTISHVYANGYLDEKDMLALRQQGVVGDVCTVMLREDGTYEDIPINQGATGYTPAQLAEVPRRICVVSGPTKAAPLLGALRAGVATDLVIDWDTAKALLSRANR
- a CDS encoding glycerol-3-phosphate dehydrogenase/oxidase, with the protein product MHSTSLNPTQRANALDRLATVEYDILVIGGGITGAGIALDAQSRGYRTGIVEAQDWASGTSSRSSRMMHGGLRYLYQLDFPLVSEALRERGLLMSTIAPHLVRPQPFLWPLKTPVIERSYSAVGVGMYDALAVAGALGKRIVPTQKHYNREETKELFPSVDESLIVGSIQYYDSRVDDARMVIATVRAAVGYGADAVSRCQVIGFEKNEDGRVVAALAIDLETMTEFKIRAKHFIQAAGVWTEEIQHMATPDGGLQVLASKGIHILVPRDKIKAKTGMFLRTEKSVLFIIPWQYYWVIGTTDTAWHEQLRNPVPTAEDIDYVIEHANVMLNEEDKITRDDVIGTYAGLRPLLQPKVKEGSNKDSTKVSREHTTIEVTPGLIAIAGGKYTTYRVMAKDAVDMAIGDVEARRHPSRTETIGVVGADGFDAIKAQVHDLQGDLGIDESTLRHLLGRYGSEVEVIFDLIRENPALGERLEACPWYLKAEIAMAVLHEGALHLEDIFIQRVRLNSETRDRGAGAVDQVLEIIAPIMGWNDARIQEERTNYLNRVKAELLAERQTNDAGASAARGQAKEMVPMLGGN